Proteins from a single region of Ogataea parapolymorpha DL-1 chromosome IV, whole genome shotgun sequence:
- a CDS encoding putative mannosyltransferase involved in protein glycosylation, whose product MAMHKSTRYLIAAVIFVAAIVALSRKRPSEPLRELHPTVNRVNKLNRYSSSVSKYGLQFNEKLMGTGKGAQQEQLVDANHDGKLTFDEIVQVLEFGQSKYNSSSEDIVEENMDFYREVYSKKVTEPKFAKLTYNVVYDETGLKRVLTKDEYPRANATMLTLVRNKELKAIVHTIRQIENTWNHNFHYPYTFIGDEEFTQEFKDTVRRHCSGEVYFEIIPPEIWNKPANIDPEKEKAGIKKLIENGVQYADMESYHNMCRFNSGWFYRLEGLKKFKWYWRFEPNTDYYCSIDYDIFKFMEDNDKTYGFTISLYDDPLTVETLWPVTLDFVKKNPQYVHPNGAFRWLTDSVQNPEYTKLANGYSTCHFWSNFEIANMDFYRGEAYSKWFDALEAAGGFYYERWGDAPVHSVGVALFEDKSKIHWFRDIGYHHSPYKSIPNSDKCTAPEDSGYFAPEDVHRQNCLPNWIKYEMTHKELQQY is encoded by the coding sequence ATGGCCATGCACAAGTCCACGAGATATTTGATAGCGGCCGTGATTTTCGTGGCGGCGATTGTCGCGCTGTCGCGGAAACGGCCGTCGGAACCGCTGCGAGAGCTGCATCCGACGGTCAACCGcgtcaacaagctgaatcggtactcctcgtcggtcaGCAAGTACGGGCTGCAATtcaacgagaagctgatggGTACGGGCAAGGGGGCCcagcaggagcagctcGTGGACGCAAACCATGACGGCAAGCTGACGTTCGACGAAATAGTCCAGGTTCTGGAGTTTGGCCAGTCGAAATACAACAGCTCGAGTGAGGACATTGTCGAGGAGAATATGGACTTCTACAGGGAGGTGTACTCGAAGAAGGTGACGGAGCCGAAATTCGCCAAGCTGACGTACAACGTGGTGTACGACGAGACGGGGCTGAAGCGGGTGCTGACTAAGGACGAGTATCCGCGGGCGAACGCGACGATGCTGACGCTGGTGAGAaacaaggagctcaaggcgATTGTGCACACGATTCGGCAGATCGAAAACACCTGGAACCACAACTTCCACTACCCGTACACGTTTAttggcgacgaggagttcacgcaggagttcaaggacaCGGTTCGCAGACACTGCTCTGGCGAGGTGTATTTTGAGATCATTCCGCCCGAGATCTGGAATAAACCGGCCAATATCGACCCGGAGAAGGAAAAGGCCGGTATAAAGAAACTGATCGAGAATGGTGTGCAGTACGCAGATATGGAAAGTTACCACAACATGTGCCGTTTCAACTCCGGCTGGTTCTACCGGCTGGAGGGCctcaaaaagttcaagTGGTACTGGAGATTCGAGCCCAACACAGACTACTACTGCTCGATCGACTACGACATCTTCAAGTTCATGGAGGACAACGACAAAACGTACGGGTTTACGATCTCACTGTACGACGACCCGCTCACGGTGGAAACGCTATGGCCGGTGACGCTGGACTTTGTGAAGAAGAATCCGCAATACGTGCACCCGAACGGCGCGTTCCGGTGGCTGACCGACTCGGTGCAGAACCCGGAGTACACCAAGCTGGCCAATGGGTACTCGACGTGCCATTTCTGGTCAAACTTCGAGATCGCCAATATGGACTTTTATAGGGGAGAAGCGTACTCGAAATGGTTCGATGCTCTGGAAGCCGCTGGCGGGTTCTACTATGAGAGATGGGGAGATGCGCCGGTGCACTCCGTGGGGGTGGCGCTGTTCGAGGACAAGAGCAAGATCCACTGGTTCCGCGACATCGGCTACCACCACTCGCCGTACAAGTCGATCCCCAACTCGGACAAGTGCACGGCGCCAGAGGACTCTGGCTACTTTGCGCCCGAGGATGTGCACCGCCAGAACTGTCTACCGAACTGGATCAAGTACGAGATGACACACAAAGAGTTGCAGCAGTACTAA
- a CDS encoding WD repeat protein required for ubiquitin-mediated protein degradation, translated as MPIFKLSATLQGHEDDVRALCSPDPDTLVSGSRDSTVRVWRRIDPRSWSEPTINYKSAKFVNSLACYKHAGETFIVSGGNDSLVNLTLVDATFDWVDPAYVLVGHQNNVCTLACKDDLIMSGSWDSTAKVWRKDGTVVYELKGHENSVWGVQIVSATQFVTCGADRTIRVWNGAHQVRQWVAHTDVVRDVLVLPDGTLASCSNDTTVKRWTLDGDLLQTLHGHQNFVYSLAVLPTGELVSSGEDRTIRVWDRAGTCVQTITLPCISVWKVIALENGDIAAASSDAQVRIFTRVGKRVAARELLDKFEADLQNSTVNDSVYNVNKDTLPGRDILKQPGTAEGETRMVRTEIGTVEVYQWNESKWRKVGEVVNSTSTDKKKEYNGQFYDYVFDVDIADGQPPLKLPYNTNESPYAVADKFLLDNNLPASYSQQVVDFILANTGGASLDQQSGPSSSEPYQDPAYQKQGILPQTEYLQFSKLDETKIRTGFAKLNAKQPLQNQIEPVEFETCMNCQDFKQLAILAGQMISNWDASSKLLGFDILRFTILHTPPFETLFELIKIGLTSQSPKVVMMTIRLLVNIFSAKQWGERVFADPDLMDVIFLDDILDALKTEKLMSITVATFVLNYAVFIRKLRDQTLYTKLAAVINKFGVALARDEESAYRLLVAIGTLKPLGTKIDAAVTTELQKYKSPRFDALWTEIK; from the coding sequence ATGCCCATCTTCAAGCTATCGGCCACTTTGCAAGGCCACGAGGACGATGTACGCGCCCTTTGCTCACCCGACCCGGACACGCTCGTTTCCGGCTCCCGCGACTCCACTGTGCGCGTGTGGCGGCGAATTGACCCCCGTTCGTGGTCAGAGCCCACCATCAACTACAAGTCCGCCAAGTTTGTCAACAGCCTGGCTTGCTACAAACACGCGGGCGAGACGTTCATAGTGAGCGGCGGCAACGATTCGCTCGTCAATCTGACGCTCGTCGACGCCACTTTCGACTGGGTCGACCCGGCCTACGTCCTTGTGGGCCACCAGAACAACGTGTGCACGCTCGCGTGCAAGGACGACCTGATCATGAGTGGCTCGTGGGACAGCACTGCCAAAGTGTGGCGCAAGGACGGCACCGTGGTGTACGAGCTCAAGGGCCACGAGAACTCTGTGTGGGGGGTCCAGATCGTGTCGGCGACGCAGTTTGTCACGTGTGGGGCAGACCGCACGATTCGGGTCTGGAACGGCGCCCACCAGGTGCGGCAGTGGGTCGCGCACACTGACGTCGTGCGCGACGTGCTCGTGCTACCCGATGGCACCCTCGCATCGTGCTCCAACGACACCACCGTCAAGAGATGGACGCTAGACGGCGACCTGTTGCAGACGCTTCACGGCCACCAGAACTTTGTGTATTCGCTAGCGGTGCTTCCGACAGGCGAGCTCGTGAGCTCAGGAGAAGACCGCACAATCAGGGTGTGGGATAGGGCCGGCACGTGTGTCCAGACCATCACGCTGCCGTGCATCTCTGTGTGGAAGGTGATTGCACTAGAGAACGGCGACATTGCGGCCGCGTCGAGCGACGCGCAGGTGCGCATTTTCACGAGAGTCGGCAAGCGGGTCGCTGCAcgcgagctgctcgacaaGTTCGAGGCAGATCTGCAAAACTCCACCGTCAACGATTCGGTGTACAACGTGAACAAGGACACTCTCCCGGGCAGAGACATTCTGAAACAGCCGGGTACAGCCGAGGGAGAGACCAGAATGGTCCGCACGGAGATCGGCACCGTCGAGGTGTACCAATGGAACGAATCCAAGTGGAGAAAGGTTGGCGAGGTTGTCAATTCCACTTCGAcggacaagaagaaagagtATAATGGCCAATTTTACGACTATGTGTTCGACGTTGACATTGCCGACGGCCAGCCACCGCTGAAGCTACCCTACAACACTAACGAGAGCCCGTATGCGGTGGCAGACAAGTTCCTGCTCGACAACAATCTGCCGGCCTCGTACTCGCAGCAGGTGGTAGATTTCATTCTTGCCAACACCGGCGGTGCCAGCTTGGACCAGCAGTCGGGTCCTAGCTCATCTGAGCCATACCAGGACCCGGCGTATCAGAAACAGGGCATCTTGCCGCAGACAGAATACCTGCAGTTTTCGAAACTGGACGAGACCAAGATCCGGACTGGGTTCGCGAAACTGAACGCCAAACAGCCTCTGCAGAACCAGATCGAGCCTGTGGAGTTTGAGACGTGCATGAACTGCCAGGATTTCAAGCAACTGGCGATCCTGGCCGGCCAGATGATCTCAAACTGGGATGCCAGCTCAAAACTGCTCGGGTTCGACATTCTGCGGTTCACGATTCTGCACACGCCGCCGTTCGAGACTCTGTTTGAACTGATCAAAATCGGGCTCACGTCGCAGTCGCCCAAGGTGGTCATGATGACGATCCGACTACTGGTCAACATCTTCAGCGCGAAGCAGTGGGGGGAGCGTGTTTTTGCGGATCCAGACCTGATGGATGTGATTTTCTTGGACGACATTTTGGACGCTCTCAAAACAGAGAAGCTGATGAGCATCACGGTCGCGACGTTTGTGCTCAACTACGCCGTGTTCATCCGCAAGCTGCGGGACCAGACGTTGTACACGAAGCTGGCTGCCGTGATCAACAAGTTTGGCGTCGCTCTTGCCCGCGACGAGGAGTCAGCATACCGACTGTTGGTGGCGATCGGCACTCTCAAGCCGCTGGGCACCAAGATAGACGCAGCAGTGACCACTGAACTGCAAAAATACAAAAGTCCGCGTTTCGACGCGCTCTGGACAGAAATCAAATAG
- a CDS encoding Uridylate kinase, with product MELVMLRLFAPSRGIITGHRVLRAVPAVRAGGARFYSSQQQKSKHFYPLLLLGGLAIGVTYYNLNSTSKPPRASIDPTGPLFRDSDIDVIFVLGGPGSGKGTQCAKLVKNYDFVHLSAGDLLRAEQANPNSEYGSLIAHYIKEGLIVPQEITINLLKNAIVEQYTKNKKTKFLIDGFPRKMDQAVSFEDLIVKSKLTLYFECPEEVMLHRLLERGKTSGRTDDNLESIKKRFRTFMETSMPVVDYFDKQGRVVKVSCNQPVEEVYNKVVSAFAEKGVTK from the coding sequence TTGGAACTCGTCATGCTGAGACTGTTTGCACCTTCCAGAGGAATAATCACGGGCCACAGAGTTCTGCGCGCGGTGCCAGCTGTGAGGGCAGGAGGTGCGCGTTTCTACTCGTcacagcagcagaaatcCAAGCATTTCTACCCGTTGTTGTTGCTTGGAGGGCTGGCCATTGGTGTCACCTACTACAACCTCAACTCGACGAGCAAGCCGCCTAGGGCATCCATTGACCCTACCGGCCCACTTTTTAGGGACTCCGACATCGACGTGATATTTGTGCTGGGCGGCCCTGGCTCTGGCAAGGGCACGCAGTGCGCcaagctggtgaaaaattacGACTTTGTCCATCTTTCGGCCGGCGACCTGCTGCGGGCCGAACAGGCCAATCCGAACTCCGAGTATGGCTCGCTAATTGCGCACTACATCAAGGAGGGGCTGATTGTGCCGCAGGAGATCACGATCAACCTGTTGAAGAACGCGATCGTGGAACAATACaccaaaaacaagaaaacTAAGTTCCTGATCGACGGGTTCCCTAGAAAAATGGACCAGGCTGTTTCTTTCGAGGATTTGATTGTCAAGAGCAAGCTGACGTTGTATTTCGAGTGTCCGGAGGAAGTCATGCTGCATAGACTGCTCGAGAGAGGAAAGACGTCTGGAAGAACTGACGACAACCTCGAGAGCATCAAAAAACGGTTCAGGACGTTTATGGAGACCAGCATGCCCGTGGTGGACTATTTCGACAAACAAGGCCGCGTGGTCAAGGTCAGCTGCAATCAGCCTGTGGAGGAAGTTTACAACAAGGTGGTTTCTGCGTTTGCAGAGAAAGGAGTTACCAAATAG